A portion of the Thalassotalea sp. LPB0316 genome contains these proteins:
- the flgJ gene encoding flagellar assembly peptidoglycan hydrolase FlgJ, giving the protein MKTPGTEATNFFDLTSLNNIRQQSKADDKASKDQALETAAKQFEAIFMQMLLKSMRSAQEVLEADSPFNSQNAKFYRDMHDQQLALELSNNGSLGLSDLIVRQLGGKQDDYMPSSVLRSDGNLVVRSDRQVAVGEQKAERPFGEIIDKAAQNVQFEQPEDFVKHLTQPAKAVEQALGIPYQVVIAQSALETGWGKKIIQKSDGQSSNNLFNIKADSRWQGDKANKDTLEFENGMMTKKNAPFRVYESIKDSVNDYIDFLSNNDRYQEALNQTSNVEQFLHGLQKAGYATDPQYANKIIGTLKRVTSILNN; this is encoded by the coding sequence ATGAAAACACCGGGTACTGAAGCCACTAATTTTTTTGACTTAACGAGCTTAAATAATATTCGTCAGCAATCAAAAGCTGATGATAAAGCCTCAAAAGATCAAGCGCTAGAAACCGCAGCAAAACAGTTTGAAGCGATTTTTATGCAGATGCTGTTAAAAAGCATGCGCAGCGCACAAGAAGTATTGGAAGCAGATAGCCCATTTAACTCACAAAATGCTAAGTTTTATCGCGATATGCACGATCAACAACTTGCATTAGAATTATCAAACAACGGCAGTTTAGGGCTATCGGATTTGATCGTTCGGCAGCTCGGTGGCAAGCAAGATGACTATATGCCGAGTTCTGTATTGCGCAGTGACGGCAACTTGGTTGTTCGCAGTGACCGTCAAGTAGCCGTTGGCGAGCAAAAAGCTGAGCGTCCGTTTGGCGAGATCATTGATAAGGCCGCGCAAAACGTTCAATTTGAACAGCCAGAAGATTTTGTTAAGCACCTGACACAGCCAGCTAAAGCCGTTGAACAAGCACTAGGTATTCCGTATCAAGTGGTGATTGCGCAATCAGCCCTAGAAACAGGTTGGGGTAAAAAGATCATTCAAAAATCTGACGGTCAAAGTTCGAATAATTTATTCAATATTAAAGCCGATAGTCGTTGGCAAGGCGATAAAGCTAACAAAGATACACTCGAGTTTGAAAATGGCATGATGACCAAGAAAAACGCGCCATTTAGAGTGTATGAGTCAATAAAAGATAGCGTTAATGACTACATAGATTTCCTATCAAATAACGACAGATATCAAGAAGCCTTAAACCAAACGTCAAATGTGGAGCAGTTTTTGCATGGGTTACAGAAAGCTGGTTACGCGACGGATCCTCAATACGCCAACAAGATCATTGGCACCCTCAAGCGAGTTACCAGTATTTTGAACAACTAG
- a CDS encoding flagellar basal body P-ring protein FlgI — protein MKAVFRLIISVCLLLATTQVNAQRIKDLADVQGVRSNQLVGYGLVVGLPGTGEQSPFTEQSFKTMLSNFGITMPANLKPKIKNVAAVAVHAELPPFAKPGQTIDITVSSMGSAQSLRGGTLLQTILMGIDGNAYAVAQGSLVVSGLGAEGLDGSKILVNTPTVGRIANGATVEREVNTPFGSGDYITFNLRNSDFSNAKRLADTINDFIAGSAKAIDATSVRVTAPRDISDRVGFLATLENLELELDTPAAKVIVNSRTGTIVIGSDVRLLPAAITHGGITVTINEMQDVSQPDAFSEGETVTTTQSIVDVRQDDSRMFVFDPGVTLDTLVRAINQVGAGPGDVMAILEALEQAGALRGQLIVI, from the coding sequence ATGAAAGCAGTATTTCGTCTTATAATCAGTGTTTGTTTATTACTGGCAACAACCCAAGTCAATGCTCAGCGAATTAAAGATTTGGCTGACGTTCAAGGGGTCAGAAGTAACCAATTAGTGGGTTACGGCTTAGTTGTTGGTTTACCCGGAACGGGTGAACAAAGTCCGTTTACTGAGCAAAGTTTTAAAACCATGCTAAGTAACTTCGGTATCACCATGCCGGCAAATTTAAAGCCGAAAATTAAAAATGTTGCCGCTGTAGCCGTACACGCAGAATTACCGCCGTTTGCTAAACCGGGCCAAACCATTGATATTACCGTTTCGTCAATGGGCAGTGCCCAAAGTTTGCGCGGTGGTACATTATTACAAACCATATTGATGGGTATTGATGGCAACGCTTATGCTGTAGCGCAAGGCAGCTTAGTGGTTAGTGGTTTAGGTGCCGAAGGCTTAGATGGCTCAAAAATTTTAGTTAATACACCTACTGTTGGTCGTATTGCTAATGGTGCAACCGTTGAACGAGAAGTTAATACGCCATTTGGCAGCGGTGACTATATTACCTTTAATTTGCGCAACTCAGATTTTTCAAACGCCAAGCGTTTAGCTGACACCATTAACGATTTTATTGCTGGCAGTGCAAAAGCGATTGACGCAACCTCTGTACGAGTAACCGCGCCACGAGATATTTCTGATCGCGTAGGCTTCTTAGCAACGCTAGAAAACCTAGAACTTGAATTAGATACACCTGCTGCCAAAGTGATTGTTAATTCCCGCACAGGTACCATAGTGATTGGCTCTGATGTTCGACTGTTGCCAGCGGCAATTACCCATGGTGGTATTACCGTGACAATCAATGAAATGCAAGATGTCTCGCAACCTGATGCGTTTTCTGAAGGTGAAACCGTGACTACCACGCAATCCATTGTTGATGTTCGACAAGATGATTCAAGAATGTTCGTCTTTGATCCGGGGGTTACGCTAGATACCTTGGTTAGAGCGATTAATCAGGTGGGTGCTGGCCCAGGTGATGTCATGGCTATTCTAGAAGCTCTTGAGCAAGCCGGTGCACTTCGCGGTCAGTTAATTGTTATTTAA